ggccaaaggaggagatagaagccactgaaagctcctcacaatgcacggagggtttcagcctaagtccagcaccctgagactgaaCACTAAGGAGGAGGGAGGATCAGAGCCACAATACAGGATGAaccaaccaagatcctggagaacatcaggaagaaagcccccaatgatgatctgctcaGAGAACGTCTCAGGCAGCacaaacccaatgtggaagaggagaagcaGGAACCATCATGAAAACATAACCTGATGTCCCTGAACTCGACATGTCGACTCCTTTTGGTAATTTATTTCCtatattttgtttgaataaaaactgttccaTGCTTCAATGTAGAgcaaaactattttttcttttaggttgGAGAGAATTTCTGCTCAGGGTTCAGTTTGATGTGTGATTATGGATGCATTCTTAATCATTTTATAATCCCATTGTAGCCCTCTGAAAGCCCttctgcaataaaacaaacatgaagcagTGATAATATGAATTAAGCTGAAGCCAAACACAATactgagaagaaacaaaaacatttcacattcaGACAGCTACGCTTAGCCAAATGTTGTCATAAATGAACTATTTCAACATGAAGCATCGCTGGAGTCATATTTAATCCAGTACTGTGTGTTCTGTCCACATTTACAATCTACTCATGgcggttagggttagggttctACTCTGGGACATTATGAGGTGTCACAGGACTCACCTGCTTTGTGAAAACTACAGTGATTCTGAACTGTGAGCGTGTGAATCTGTATTCAAAGGCTCCTGCAGATGTAGAGCTGCTCAGTAAGACAGCAGAGTTCTTTACGAGCCATTTCCCTGACAATGATGTGTTTGTTAGCTTCAGTTCCCACGCTCAGGTAAAGGTGAGGTGGGAGGGGACTGACTATCAGAGCCTCCTGCAGACAGAGAGCTGCTCAGTAAGACAGCAGAGATTTTAATGACGAAAAACAACACGCCAAGTAGGTTTATCACAAGGCTGTATATGACACAATACCCCCTTCCTCCAGCAGTACTACAGCTGTACCATACCTATACTACAGCTGTACCTTACCTATACTACAGCTGTACCTTACAGCTGTACCTTACCTATACTACAGCTGTACCTTACCTATACTACAGCTGTGTTACTGTGGTACTTCAGCTGTGTTACTGTGGTACTTCAGCTGTGTTACTGTGGTACTTCAGCTGTGTTACTGTGGTACTTCAGCTGTGTTACTGTGGTACTTCAGCTGTGTTACTGTAGTACTTCAGCTGTGTTACTGTGGTACTTTAGTTGTTCCTCTGTAACAATAGCAGCaggtttaaaagcagaataaatgcTAGTAAATATGCTGTGCGTTCTTTTATCAAACACCGGACTCCAACTAAAGGTCTCGGTAAACCGGGAACCTCGGTTCCGTCCAAACACAGGTACCAGGTACCAACACCAGCGGCGGTATCGGAGCTAAGCTAACGGCTATCAGCTCTTACCCTCCGTGGAAAGGCGTCTTCGGACGGCgggaaaacacagcaaaccGGGGAACTAGCCGTCACAGGCGGCGGGGAGTCCTCATCTGATCGGTTCTGGAGGCAACAGTTAGGTTGAATAAAGTCCGGATAAGTTTTAACTGGACCTTGTTGTTGTAGGGCCGCTGCAGCAGCTGCGCTCCGCCAtcttgttgtgtgtgtgtgtgtcagagagtTACCGGCGCTGTGAGGACCAGGCTCCACCTAGTCCTCACAAgtacagcagcagctgtgtgtgtgtgtgtcagagagtTACCGGCGCTGTGAGGACCGTCCGCTTTACTGTTCTCATTCTGAcactactgtttgttttttatttcggttattaaacaataaaaataaattcatggaAATTAAACCAAACCAGGACTTTTACTGTGAAGTGCTCGCAGGAAGTAGGAGGAGCCTAGTCTCGGCTGGAATTTTAAAGATGGCGCTTGGCAGGTCTGGGTTTACCTGCAGGTTGGAAGGTTTTTTCCGCCTCGCCTCTCCCTCCTGTAGATAGCTCGGTTCTGACGTGATGAGCAGTTTGGTACCGGATGCCTCGCGTGAACCGGACCGTCGTGCTGTCGCTGCTGCTGATTAGCAGCTGTGCgtttctcctcttccagctACACTACTACCGGAAATACGTCAGCAAGGTGAGGGTGCAGCGTGCGCACGAGATCAGATCAGGTGTATGCTTTTGAATATGAGCGTGAACGTTCGGCAAGGTgatgttaccatggtaacagcGGCTGATGGACTCAGTCATGTGACCGGNNNNNNNNNNNNNNNNNNNNNNNNNNNNNNNNNNNNNNNNNNNNNNNNNNNNNNNNNNNNNNNNNNNNNNNNNNNNNNNNNNNNNNNNNNNNNNNNNNNNCTGATGTAATGGTTGGTGGTGCAGTAATCTGATGACTCTTTGCAGAGCTGTTCTATCTGCTGCGGTGTGAATCACGCTGACCTACAGTCTGTTAGGATGCTCTCTGCAGTTGTCTGCTACAACCTCTGTCTGTTTCTCCTGCAGCAGTCTGGTCTACATGTCCTGAACCCTGCAGGTCATGTGACCTCCAGCCACGTCCAATGGGTGAGTCATcccttttctgtaaaacattgGTTGGGCAGAATTCTTATGTCTAAAATAAGCTTTAAATGATTTGCACCAAAACTGAGAAAGTGTGTTTCAGATGAATAGTTCCGGTGCTGTAAACGTCATGCTGATCTACAGCCCGTTTATCAGAAGTAAACTGATGAGTCATCATTACACCAGGACGCTCATTAAGCCAATATTTTTGTATCTTTGATTCTTTTTCCTCTTAAACAAGTCATTACTTATTGTTTACTTTACAGCTTCAGGACCCAGTCGAACTAAcccaaatatttttaacaacGGAGATTTTCTCCTACgtttccacttcctgtccacACAAACTgggtttgaaacaaacattgttAAAGAGGAGACTTAAAAACTGCTTCTGGTGACTTCATGTAGACAGGaagtacagagttgtagcagcCTACTTTATGCATAAAACCCCAAACAGGCCAGTCTTACTGGATATCTGCATCTGTCTGTCATCCTTATCCATGTATTTAATGTTGACGTTcctgccacctagtggtgaaATGTGTCTTTTTCAGCATTGTAGGACAAGTTTGGAGGGGGGCCATATGGGAAGGATGTGGGAACTGTGGAAACATAgttctgtatatatatatatatatatatatatgtatatgtgtgtgtgtgtgtgtgtaaacagggcctcagACTGAACTGCTCTATTGCTACAGTGGTAACCAAACCAAACTACCAGCATCTGTTTATTCCCTTTAATCAGGCTGAATGTCTGATCGAACGCTCAAAGGCTCCTCAGATACTAATGAAGGTCAATTAAGGGGATCAGAAGATctgtctttgtaaaataaacaacaaatcatttgtttttgtttattccatCACACACTGCAGATACACATCACATAGTTGCTTTGATAACCCTCCCTGTCTGGTTCCAGTACCCNNNNNNNNNNNNNNNNNNNNNNNNNNNNNNNNNNNNNNNNNNNNNNNNNNNNNNNNNNNNNNNNNNNNNNNNNNNNNNNNNNNNNNNNNNNNNNNNNNNNNNNNNNNNNNNNNNNNNNNNNNNNNNNNNCCCCCCCCGTAAATGAACAGGATTcttctgttagtaaaataaaaatacatctcaGATTGTTTTCAGATGTCGACTCTTGTTGATTTATGtcgttcttaccttgctgctgtatgttcaaatattcatttttctaacacatttagGTATAATTAGTGATTTCAAATTAGTAGGCGGAGCTTAAGTTCCCACGTCACTAgtgtacaaaaatacaacatggccgTTTTCATAAACCTGGTCCTGCTGGGTTCAGGCGGGGGCACTAGATCAATAAGTTAGTTTATTGTGCTAACTGCTGTGTGATGTTTCTCCAGCAGACACTGAAAAAGTTCCTGGCGTTGGCGCAGCACTTCAGGCTGCCGCTCTTCCTCACCGATGTTGCTGCACTCTCGCTGCTTTCCCAAGATGCTGTGCGGCAGCATGACCGCATGATGCGAGAGCCACACTGCAGCTTCCTCTGCACGGGCCATCCAATCATATCGTTTGGTCTGCAGACCAACCTATGGAAGTACGATGTGAGTGTGATGCCTTCAGGGGCCACAGATACAGCTGGAGAAACAAGTTCCCAAATAAATATTCCTGTTGTTTGTGTCCATCAGCCTGGCTTCCTATTGGCTGCCCAGCAGAAAGGTTTTGAGTTGCTTGAGCTGCGAGGAGAGGACCCAAGACTGGCCAGTCTGGACACCCTGTCGGGGGAGGAGCTCCCCCTGCACTTCCTGTTTCGTCTCCATAGTTACAGCATCCATGTGGGTAGAGTCATGAATACCTGGTGAAATTTAGAGACCACATAGTGACACCTGGCAAGGTGACTCGCCTGCCAAACCTTTCCCAGGGGGGCTGCATCCTGCAGCTCTTCACTATGAAAAGAAGCAGGAATAGCTTATAAGTGTAAAGGTTTCAAACTGACTTATACCACCTACTCATCTAGTTTCTACTTGGTCACAGACAGTAATACTATCCCAGGCTGTAGTAGTCCTGTTGTAGTACCTGTTCTGTTTTGTCCAGGTGGTGCTCCTGTACGAGCGCAGCGGAAACTATTTATGGCACGGACCGGTCCGACTCAAAGCCAACGTGGACCGAAGCTTTGCGCCCTTCAAACTTCTCGACTACGGACGCCACGCTGGAGCGTACGACAGGTTGGACCAGTCTGGGTGTATGGGGGGTCATGTGACTGGAGGAGGCCCCCAGGGGTCAGCTAACATGCCGTTTGTGTGTCGCCCCTGCAGGCCAGAGCTGGTCCTCACCGTACTTGACGGCCTCGATGTTCGAGTCCCGCGTAATGTTTCTGGGTTTCTGATGCAGCGGCGACACGCTCGCTTCCTGGAGTGCCGTTACCGTGACGCCCGCAGCTTCCTgcaggtttgtgtttattttaggatGAAAGGTTGGAGTCATGTGACCTCATCTCTTGCTATTTCCACTGTCTGTGAATGCAGCTCTACCCTGAAGACTCTTCGGCTGCAGCTGTAGATTTTCACAGGAAGGCGAAGTCGTTACTTCATTTAGCTGCTCAGACGCTCGCCGCGCTCCACATCCCGTTTTGGATCAGCAGTGGCACCTGTCTGGGTAAcaagctaacatgctaacagcTCATAGCTTGGGTGTTTGATGTTTGAATGAGAACTCGTTTAAACTGGTCgcatgctaaaaaaataaacccagaaCTTTTGTTTACATCCcatttttcaaacaaaccatCCTTCACCTGTCCTCGTCCCCCTGCAGGATGGTTCCGGCAGTGCAGCATCATCTCGTACAGTCGGGACGTGGACATCGGGATCTTCATCTCGGACTTCCGGTCGGACATGGTCGCAGCGTTCAGAGACGCCGGCTTTTCTCTCAGACACAAGTTTGGAAAGGTCacaactttgttttctgtttgaattttgtgtaataaaaaatgtctgctgGATTTATATTGGATACATTCattgctttggttttattttcaaactgatgttttattctgaaattggtGCTTCTGTTATTCTAAAGatatcttattttgaaatgcagGTGGAGGACAGTCTGGAGCTGTCTTTTCTGGATAATGATGTCAAACtggacattttcttcttttacaaagACGGAGACATGGCGTGGAACGGAGGAACGCAGGCGAAGAGCGGCAGGAAGTTCAAGTACAAAAGTCTTCTTCCTGTTGAACTTTGTACAGAAGCTTTGTtgttaactttaattttttttccaggtacATCTTCCCTCTCTTCTCCCTGTGCTGGGCGGAGCTCCTGGAGGTCAAAGTTCGTGTTCCATGTGAGACGCTTGACTATGTGATGGCAAACTACGGCGCCACATGGAGCCTCCCGGTGAAGAGCTGGGACTGGAAGACATCACCCAGCAATGTGCTGGAAAATGGGGTGTGGCCTGTGGCAGAGTGGGCGGAGCTTATCCAAGTCTATTAGGATGAAGCCAGGCAGGAACATGAAAGAAGTTTTCATAAAATTTGactttgtgttgattttgtttACCTGTTAAACACTTGCggtacaaataaagttttaatctgTTCCCCCTGGTCACCAGGTCAAAGTTCAACTCTCAGATTAAAACTGAATTCATTTATGTCCACAGTTCTCCACCTGAAACTTCTGAACTGAATTCATAAGATGGTCTTCTACAAGAAGTTCATTTTATAAGATTGTGTGTCATTTAGTATAATTTGTCTATGGCAGGCTGTTGTATCATATAATGAAACCACTCATCTGTTTTTAGATATTAACTTTCCCTTCTAGTTGATAGTGATTACAGATATACAAACCAACCTTCATATTAGTAAAAAGATACATTTCAAGGTCTCCAAAACTgattcaaaaatattaaacttcaaatatcttaaaatgatccaagtttctgttttcacatttaatggACAGAAATCTGAAATTCAACATTTCAGAAGTCCTTCCTTCAGGGGAGAAACCCGTTTCCCCTCAGCTCCATCTTCTCCTTTCTGTCTCCAGCTGTCagctggacatgtctccagtccatcacatggAGACACGGAGACAAACACCTGGAGTAAACCAGgtgtgcacggggagaacatggaaactccacccaaagaggaggagaagaatgAAAACTGGACTTCATAAAACTTCATATTTTTACTTCTCCTGTTTTGTGATCAAAGCTGAAAGGAACGGCGTTAAAGTCCGCCATTTTGAGCTGCTCTCAGATCAGCTTCCTCGTGTTAAACTGAGTTCATGGAAATAAGAACAGCAGACTTAGTTCCTGGACCTGTTGGACTGATGGGTCCAACAGGTCCGAGCCGGTTCTGTAGGATCCAGCTTGTCTCAGGTTGCTCTTCAATGATCAGTTTCCTTAAATATGTCCAGATTTTACCTCTTAAAACACGTAGTTTAGTCATGTCTGTAGTTCTGAGGGGCTTTAAGCTGTAAAACTACAACTCCCATCATGCATCCTGTCAGAACGGTTCTCTGCTCCTGactctggttctgttcagaTGATTTGGGttgaatttgaaaataaacaaaaatgagacacagtttgttatttttctaattCGTGCAACTTCGCCTGCCTGAAACCCGTTCAAGAGACCGAACCAGCAGAACCGAATCCTACACCAGAACCCCGGGCTCggttcatgttttattgatttcagcctgtttgtttacagataTTTCTCAGTTTCTGATCAATTATCGATCACACGCAGTCCCCCGTGTGACGTCACTCCGCCGCCTCGCGCGGCCGCTCCTTGTGGACCACGAGCCCCTTCAGAACCAGGTCCGGGATCTCCACCGCGAGCCACGGCGCGAGCCCGAGCGCCATGAGGTGAGCGAGGCCGAAGCGCGGCGCGTTGCGCGCCCACAGCGGCGCGAAGTGTTCGGTCAGGCAGATCTTCCCGCCGCGGAACATCTTGGCGGTTTTCCCGTCCAGCTCCGGAACCGCCACCTCGGGCGCCGTGTCCGGATACGTCACCGGAATGTCGAACTCCACCCGGAACTCGTAGCGCAGCAGCTCGTGGACGAACCAGCAGGTTCCGGTCCAGCGCGTGCCGTCCGCGTTGGACTCCAGGCGGAACCAGTCGTTGTCGGCCGCCTTGTTCTGCTCCACGAACCGGATCAGGGCCTGGTACTCCTCCTTCAGCCGCTGCGGCCACAGCGCGCGGTCCCGCGGGCCCGCGTGCGTCTTCAGCAGCGGGATCTGGGACACGGTCCTGCGCGTGGCGTCGTCCCCCATGACTCGGTACCGGGACTGACGTGGACTATCGGCTCGGTTCTTAACGGAAGCTGGGCTGTGTGGTGCTTCCGGTGCGgtgttttcagaataaaagtctcCAGCAGTCTTTGGAATATctgaaaaagtttttaacattatttaaaaaaaaaagaatgaagttAGAGTTTGTGAGAATTTGATTTGTGTTTAGCTAAGgcactatttatttttaaaagaaacaacagtcAAGATGTATTTTtagatgatttattttgctttgttcacTAAATGCAGATACTGGAAGTAAGAacagttaaaacattaaatatataataaatgaCAAGGAAATACTTCACCTGGTCAAGTTTCTGCTAAACTGAATAATACATTAATGGTAggtgaataaacaaacatttagagaGAACTTTTCCTAACCAAGATGACAAAATGatttccataaaaaaaatgtcacagaatAACAATAACTGtatacaaacaaataacaataactgtatacaaacaaattattcataCAACCAGACAATGAAACTGCAGCAGACATTTCCAAACCAGaattaaaatctgaaacacCAAGAAGGGAGGAGGTTCAGCTGGGATGGAAACCATCCAAccagccatccatccaactaaccatccatccatccattcatccatccatccgtccttTTATCCACAGCTGGGTCTCGGAGGTAAATGTCCACAGTCACTGATCAGGTGGAGACACGGGGAGACAGAACTCACTACATCTTCAATAAAGACCAAAGTTTACAGTGAAACTTTGGacacttttcttcttcctccagcTGATGGATGTTTGGTGACGATGACTTCAGTTTTCAGGATGATAATCCATCTTACCATCAGGCAAAGGACGAGAAAACTTTCCTTCAAGAAAGACATTTAATGTCAACGTCCCGGCCTACAGATAGTCCAGATCCCAGTCCAGCGGAAAGTCTCTGATGGAAGTGGAAGAATCCGACCTGCTGATCTTTAACACCAATGAGAGACAGATGGACGATGAGGACAGTTGGACACAGATGAATGATGAGGACGGTTGGAGGCAGATGGTGACTGACTacaattatatttctttattttattgtttcttaatgccagaaggttggagtttaaaaacacagacagttttatgtcatgtctcatttttttctttttatacaaaaacaactgaaagaacTTCTAAGAGTGGTAACtccatgatgatgatgaaatcACACTGttcagatggattttattatcaaataaaatgcttttattttgaatatggTCAATCCTGGCTAATCCAGACAACTTTTATGTGCTGAAGTTTAAAGGTTACAGCTTAAAAACTGTTTAGGACCTAAAACTGATGAACCTgggttttctgtatttttgctcTTTAGGTGAATTTGTTGAAGCTTCTGTGGTGCAGCTGTGgatgaaattaaaagtttactTCAGTTTAGCTTCTGCTTGCTGTATAAAACATGCCTGTGAAGCAACGCCCTGTTACTGTTCCAGTGTTTCTGTAGCCATGGCATCAGAATTATGGTATTAAGAGATTCAAAGGTTCACCACTGGAATCTATCAATGTCCAGATGAAATATTATTAGTCTGAAGTGGGAGTGAGATCACATCAGTTCTGGAAGGCAGATGCAAACCTTCCTGCTCAGCAGCTTCGGTTCTGAAACACTGATGGAACAAGCAGGAAGGAAGCTgtgggaaacaggaagtgaaataaTTGAGCATCTTCTTTCAGGTGAAGGATCCTTTAAACCTtcagtgtttggttctgactcCTACAGAACCCGTTTTCTGCTCAGTCAGTGTGGAGTCACACCTGCCCCACCTGGCCTTTGAAGAGATAGACTCCGCCCCCGTCAGCTCAGAACCAATCAGAGAAAATCAGCCCTCATCTTTGTAGAtcaacaggaagtgacaaaTCAAAGCCAAgttaaattttaacattaaaacttttaatcaGGACGTAACAGGAAgaactttcacaataaaactaacatgattgaccccccccccccgatgAGCATACTGAAAGACGGAAGGATTCTGGGAAAGTAACTCACACCGTttacaaaaaaggtttttacacaGACTTTCAAATTagaagttttgaacaaagaaacaaaactttattttgaaatgtttcaccTTATTCCCACAGAAACTGATGTCATCAAGTTTTATtcataattttaaacaaacaggaaactagTCACAAAGTCATCagactgtcaaaataaaagcggtGAATAGCATGTGATCACCTGCGGTACCGCCCCCTCTCTTTGTCTCGCTCTCTctccct
Above is a genomic segment from Kryptolebias marmoratus isolate JLee-2015 linkage group LG14, ASM164957v2, whole genome shotgun sequence containing:
- the ufc1 gene encoding ubiquitin-fold modifier-conjugating enzyme 1; this translates as MGDDATRRTVSQIPLLKTHAGPRDRALWPQRLKEEYQALIRFVEQNKAADNDWFRLESNADGTRWTGTCWFVHELLRYEFRVEFDIPVTYPDTAPEVAVPELDGKTAKMFRGGKICLTEHFAPLWARNAPRFGLAHLMALGLAPWLAVEIPDLVLKGLVVHKERPREAAE
- the fktn gene encoding fukutin isoform X4 produces the protein MPRVNRTVVLSLLLISSCAFLLFQLHYYRKYVSKSGLHVLNPAGHVTSSHVQWTLKKFLALAQHFRLPLFLTDVAALSLLSQDAVRQHDRMMREPHCSFLCTGHPIISFGLQTNLWKYDPGFLLAAQQKGFELLELRGEDPRLASLDTLSGEELPLHFLFRLHSYSIHVVLLYERSGNYLWHGPVRLKANVDRSFAPFKLLDYGRHAGAYDRPELVLTVLDGLDVRVPRNVSGFLMQRRHARFLECRYRDARSFLQLYPEDSSAAAVDFHRKAKSLLHLAAQTLAALHIPFWISSGTCLGWFRQCSIISYSRDVDIGIFISDFRSDMVAAFRDAGFSLRHKFGKVEDSLELSFLDNDVKLDIFFFYKDGDMAWNGGTQAKSGRKFKYIFPLFSLCWAELLEVKVRVPCETLDYVMANYGATWSLPVKSWDWKTSPSNVLENGVWPVAEWAELIQVY
- the fktn gene encoding fukutin isoform X1, which gives rise to MPRVNRTVVLSLLLISSCAFLLFQLHYYRKYVSKQSGLHVLNPAGHVTSSHVQWQTLKKFLALAQHFRLPLFLTDVAALSLLSQDAVRQHDRMMREPHCSFLCTGHPIISFGLQTNLWKYDPGFLLAAQQKGFELLELRGEDPRLASLDTLSGEELPLHFLFRLHSYSIHVVLLYERSGNYLWHGPVRLKANVDRSFAPFKLLDYGRHAGAYDRPELVLTVLDGLDVRVPRNVSGFLMQRRHARFLECRYRDARSFLQLYPEDSSAAAVDFHRKAKSLLHLAAQTLAALHIPFWISSGTCLGWFRQCSIISYSRDVDIGIFISDFRSDMVAAFRDAGFSLRHKFGKVEDSLELSFLDNDVKLDIFFFYKDGDMAWNGGTQAKSGRKFKYIFPLFSLCWAELLEVKVRVPCETLDYVMANYGATWSLPVKSWDWKTSPSNVLENGVWPVAEWAELIQVY
- the fktn gene encoding fukutin isoform X2, coding for MPRVNRTVVLSLLLISSCAFLLFQLHYYRKYVSKQSGLHVLNPAGHVTSSHVQWTLKKFLALAQHFRLPLFLTDVAALSLLSQDAVRQHDRMMREPHCSFLCTGHPIISFGLQTNLWKYDPGFLLAAQQKGFELLELRGEDPRLASLDTLSGEELPLHFLFRLHSYSIHVVLLYERSGNYLWHGPVRLKANVDRSFAPFKLLDYGRHAGAYDRPELVLTVLDGLDVRVPRNVSGFLMQRRHARFLECRYRDARSFLQLYPEDSSAAAVDFHRKAKSLLHLAAQTLAALHIPFWISSGTCLGWFRQCSIISYSRDVDIGIFISDFRSDMVAAFRDAGFSLRHKFGKVEDSLELSFLDNDVKLDIFFFYKDGDMAWNGGTQAKSGRKFKYIFPLFSLCWAELLEVKVRVPCETLDYVMANYGATWSLPVKSWDWKTSPSNVLENGVWPVAEWAELIQVY
- the fktn gene encoding fukutin isoform X3; its protein translation is MPRVNRTVVLSLLLISSCAFLLFQLHYYRKYVSKSGLHVLNPAGHVTSSHVQWQTLKKFLALAQHFRLPLFLTDVAALSLLSQDAVRQHDRMMREPHCSFLCTGHPIISFGLQTNLWKYDPGFLLAAQQKGFELLELRGEDPRLASLDTLSGEELPLHFLFRLHSYSIHVVLLYERSGNYLWHGPVRLKANVDRSFAPFKLLDYGRHAGAYDRPELVLTVLDGLDVRVPRNVSGFLMQRRHARFLECRYRDARSFLQLYPEDSSAAAVDFHRKAKSLLHLAAQTLAALHIPFWISSGTCLGWFRQCSIISYSRDVDIGIFISDFRSDMVAAFRDAGFSLRHKFGKVEDSLELSFLDNDVKLDIFFFYKDGDMAWNGGTQAKSGRKFKYIFPLFSLCWAELLEVKVRVPCETLDYVMANYGATWSLPVKSWDWKTSPSNVLENGVWPVAEWAELIQVY